The following are encoded in a window of Dioscorea cayenensis subsp. rotundata cultivar TDr96_F1 chromosome 16, TDr96_F1_v2_PseudoChromosome.rev07_lg8_w22 25.fasta, whole genome shotgun sequence genomic DNA:
- the LOC120278523 gene encoding cation/H(+) antiporter 15-like yields MRDEETTVLTVNRTSIFDPTLGGVNTFGFFHCILIRTITSNGMLTENMTLFDIPLLAFVIQILIMVSITHVLIAALKPLGQPRIVAEILGGFLLGPSGIAGIQLVPEVSNLGSVLFQGRYFVMIDSFANLGIIYFFFLVGLGTDAIAIKRAGRTACLIASVNFVVPFITAIAMSSYYFADKEFTYSHHILPAFISSMSSAPILSRILANTKLLHTEVGQFATSTSTFSNAYSWAFFAFFCSITNKKIYHPQPIGSLPSSPTWAILLVIVMAAIFTTFCLLVVRPAISWLARQTMDAEAPSTTHQSIVLGGVLIASLVSDAIGIHPVFGAFIYGLAIPDSPLSSTVIDNVDSFVHTWMLPIFFCAIGLKSNIYTLIQASLDITSEIYKIAAIYIISSVMKFVATAIVGLVYMMSMPEGLCLGFLANTKGFFEMLVLYIAMDRALITTEVLTMMVLITVAITIIVSPMVSMLQMPWKQRQFVYKRRNLQKSKPDTELRMLACIHAVRNVPSIIGLLAASNPTKRSPIFVYALHLMELTGRATNMLIVHNMNPKGGQNQRRTRGQAQSETIISAFESYEQHAGGVSVQPITAMSPYTSMNEDICAIAGDKHVSLIILPFHKEQSLGGGLEVTNPSIRSLNERVLAYAPCTVGILIDRGLGGTAKFAMAGHHVARHVAVIFLGGVDDREALAYAWRMASHPGISLTVLRLIPGEMTNSRVISKSEKHETSQHEVRIINVEAEREQQLDDDFVNEFRLNNARDETVVYMEKVINNSEETMEAVRSIDSIHDLFIVGKGNRKMTILTDVLDEISVSQELGPIGDFLASSELGRVVSVLVLHYNVEGSSSFQIFSSAVVAPVIKSPKHKSTSSLNQVHQPSTHSWDSNVDWDARV; encoded by the exons ATGAGGGATGAGGAGACGACAGTGCTAACAGTAAATCGGACAAGCATATTTGATCCAACCTTGGGTGGTGTGAATACCTTTGGCTTCTTCCATTGTATTCTTATAAGAACAATCACTTCTAATGGGATGCTCACCGAGAACATGACATTGTTCGATATTCCTCTTCTAGCTTTTGTTATCCAGATACTCATTATGGTCAGCATAACACATGTCCTGATTGCCGCACTCAAGCCTCTTGGTCAACCCAGAATTGTTGCGGAGATATTG GGAGGTTTCTTGTTAGGGCCCTCAGGGATAGCAGGGATTCAGTTGGTGCCAGAGGTTTCTAACTTGGGAAGTGTATTATTCCAAGGGAGGTATTTTGTCATGATAGATAGTTTTGCCAACTTGGGTATCATATACTTCTTCTTTCTAGTTGGCCTTGGTACAGATGCTATTGCTATTAAGAGGGCTGGAAGGACTGCTTGCTTGATCGCCAGTGTCAACTTTGTTGTTCCATTCATCACTGCCATTGCCATGTCTAGCTATTACTTTGCTGATAAGGAATTTACTTATTCTCACCACATTCTACCTGCATTTATATCGTCTATGTCCTCAGCTCCAATTCTATCTCGTATATTAGCAAACACTAAGCTTCTCCATACTGAAGTTGGCCAGTTTGCGACATCGACTTCAACTTTTAGTAATGCATATTCATGGgctttctttgctttcttttgctCCATCACTAACAAGAAGATTTATCATCCTCAACCAATAGGCAGTTTGCCATCTTCCCCTACATGGGCTATCTTGTTGGTAATTGTTATGGCCGCCATATTTACAACCTTTTGCTTGCTAGTCGTGCGTCCTGCAATATCTTGGCTTGCTCGACAAACAATGGACGCTGAGGCTCCAAGCACCACCCATCAGAGCATAGTCCTTGGAGGAGTCTTGATAGCTAGTTTGGTATCTGATGCCATTGGAATTCATCCTGTGTTTGGAGCATTTATTTATGGTCTTGCTATACCAGATAGTCCTCTATCTTCTACTGTTATTGATAATGTAGATAGCTTCGTCCACACTTGGATGCTTCCTATCTTCTTCTGCGCAATCGGACTAAAGtcaaacatatatacattaatCCAGGCTTCACTTGATATTACCAGTGAGATTTATAAGATTGCTGCTATCTACATCATTTCAAGTGTGATGAAGTTCGTCGCCACTGCTATTGTTGGGCTTGTGTATATGATGTCTATGCCTGAAGGCCTTTGCCTTGGCTTTTTGGCTAACACCAAGGGGTTTTTTGAGATGCTTGTCCTCTATATTGCAATGGACAGAGCTCTCATCACTACAGAGGTACTAACAATGATGGTGCTCATTACAGTagcaataacaataatagtgtCCCCAATGGTGTCCATGCTACAAATGCCATGGAAGCAACGACAATTCGTATACAAGAGACGTAATCTACAAAAGTCTAAGCCAGATACTGAGCTCCGGATGCTAGCATGTATCCATGCAGTTCGCAATGTGCCATCAATCATTGGTCTTCTTGCAGCATCCAATCCTACCAAGCGATCACCAATCTTTGTATACGCTCTTCATCTTATGGAGCTTACTGGTCGTGCCACAAACATGCTCATTGTTCATAATATGAATCCAAAGGGTGGGCAAAACCAACGTAGAACTAGAGGCCAAGCACAATCTGAAACCATTATTTCTGCATTTGAAAGTTATGAGCAACATGCTGGTGGTGTCTCGGTTCAACCTATCACTGCTATGTCCCCTTATACATCCATGAATGAGGATATATGTGCTATTGCTGGGGATAAGCATGTATCTCTCATTATCCTGCCTTTCCACAAGGAGCAATCACTTGGTGGAGGGCTCGAGGTCACCAACCCATCCATTCGCTCTCTTAATGAACGAGTCCTAGCTTATGCTCCATGCACCGTGGGTATTCTCATAGATCGTGGCCTTGGAGGGACTGCCAAGTTTGCAATGGCTGGGCATCATGTGGCTCGTCATGTTGCAGTCATTTTTCTAGGTGGTGTTGATGATCGTGAGGCACTTGCATATGCTTGGCGAATGGCAAGCCACCCAGGAATTAGCCTCACTGTTCTTCGACTTATTCCTGGAGAAATGACAAACTCTAGAGTGATATCTAAATCCGAGAAGCATGAGACCTCCCAACATGAAGTGAGAATTATCAATGTTGAGGCTGAGAGGGAGCAACAATTGGATGATGACTTTGTAAATGAGTTTCGACTAAATAATGCAAGGGATGAGACAGTGGTGTACATGGAGAAAGTGATTAACAATAGCGAGGAAACAATGGAGGCCGTTAGGTCTATAGATAGCATCCACGATCTATTTATTGTTGGAAAGGGAAATAGAAAGATGACCATATTGACAGACGTGTTGGATGAAATTAGTGTGTCCCAAGAGTTGGGGCCAATTGGGGACTTTTTAGCATCGTCAGAATTGGGAAGGGTGGTATCGGTATTAGTGCTCCATTATAATGTTGAAGGATCCTCATCATTCCAAATATTTTCTTCAGCAGTTGTAGCACCTGTGATTAAGAGCCCCAAACACAAAAGCACAAGTTCTCTTAATCAAGTTCATCAGCCTAGCACACATAGTTGGGATAGTAATGTAGATTGGGATGCAAGGGTGTGA